In one Saimiri boliviensis isolate mSaiBol1 chromosome 19, mSaiBol1.pri, whole genome shotgun sequence genomic region, the following are encoded:
- the LCE6A gene encoding late cornified envelope protein 6A, translated as MSQQKQQSWRPPNDPQCSLPQCSNPCLAPCLTPGGAPRSEGCHSSSQRPAVQKPRRARRKPRCLSGGTTYHCREEECIGD; from the coding sequence ATGTCACAGCAGAAGCAGCAATCCTGGAGGCCTCCCAATGATCCCCAGTGCTCCCTTCCCCAATGCTCAAACCcctgcctggctccctgcctGACTCCTGGTGGTGCTCCCCGTTCAGAAGGCTGTCATTCCAGTTCCCAAAGGCCTGCGGTTCAGAAGCCTAGGAGGGCTCGTCGAAAGCCGCGCTGCCTCAGTGGGGGCACGACCTACCACTGCAGAGAGGAAGAGTGCATCGGTGACTGA
- the LOC104649910 gene encoding late cornified envelope protein 1F translates to MSCQQSQQQCQPPPKCTPKCPAPKCPPKCPPKCPPVSSCCSVSSGGCCGSSSGGCCSSGGGGCCLSHHRRHRSHRHRPQSSDCCSQPSGGSSCCGGGSGQHSGGCC, encoded by the coding sequence ATGTCCTGCCAGCAGAGCCAGCAACAGTGCCAGCCCCCTCCCAAGTGCACTCCTAAGTGCCCCGCCCCCAAATGCCCCCCAAAGTGCCCCCCTAAGTGCCCTCCAGTGTCTTCCTGCTGCAGCGTCAGCTCTGGGGGCTGCTGTGGCTCCAGCTCTGGGGGCTGCTGCAGTTCCGGGGGAGGTGGCTGCTGCCTGAGCCACCACAGGCGCCACAGGTCCCACCGCCACAGACCCCAGAGCTCTGACTGCTGCAGCCAGCCCTCAGGGGGCTCCAGCTGCTGCGGAGGGGGCAGCGGCCAGCATTCTGGAGGCTGCTGCTGA